From Deltaproteobacteria bacterium, the proteins below share one genomic window:
- a CDS encoding HAMP domain-containing protein encodes MKLPVYSAAIALLCGVLLYAGPALLSQPLPTWSSFAFGALLIVYASSMGRTVARLYRSAEERWASRSTTLRTLAGIAGALLVGGASQFALISGADAGHMHMAPALTPFLVGLPLLFQVAFNVLSAALVHATRRVRHVRTRMEALAMSTALMASILALVLRSTIQVDLRTSNSSVATIASVSLFALITVLLSAGPVRGFTRLAAGRLSASLQRSAEALGEVGRGNLDVQLPVEGQDEIAQMGTAFNAMVAGLREKSFLEEAFGRYASPAVLAALREAGGLTVHTARREATVLYADVRGFTAWSESVSPEEVMRALNLYFERIVQVVEGHGGYVNKFIGDAIMVIFGAPHAQPDHAARAVACARGMQTALAEMNRAQAFGTKELQIGIGVNTGPLVAGTLGSERRAEYTVIGDTVNVAARLTSNARPGEILVGAATAQEAGLDGLEPIEPLKVKGKAEPLEVYRARELTKAAS; translated from the coding sequence GTGAAGCTGCCCGTCTACTCAGCCGCGATCGCCCTCCTCTGCGGCGTGCTGCTTTACGCCGGTCCGGCGCTTCTCTCGCAGCCTCTGCCAACGTGGAGCTCGTTCGCGTTCGGCGCGCTGCTCATCGTGTACGCGAGCTCCATGGGTCGCACGGTGGCTCGCCTCTACCGCTCCGCCGAAGAGCGCTGGGCTTCGCGGTCGACGACGCTCCGAACGCTCGCTGGAATCGCAGGCGCGCTGCTCGTCGGCGGCGCCTCGCAATTCGCCCTCATCAGCGGCGCCGACGCGGGCCACATGCACATGGCGCCCGCGCTCACGCCCTTCCTGGTGGGGTTGCCGCTGCTCTTTCAGGTGGCGTTCAACGTCCTCAGCGCCGCGCTGGTGCATGCCACGCGGAGGGTTCGCCACGTGCGCACGCGCATGGAGGCGCTCGCCATGTCCACCGCGCTCATGGCGTCGATCCTCGCGCTGGTGCTGCGATCGACGATCCAGGTCGACCTGCGCACGAGCAACAGCTCCGTGGCCACGATCGCGAGCGTCTCGCTGTTCGCGCTCATCACCGTGCTCCTCAGCGCTGGACCTGTTCGCGGCTTCACCCGGCTCGCTGCGGGGCGCCTGAGCGCTTCGCTGCAGCGCTCGGCTGAAGCACTCGGCGAAGTGGGCCGCGGCAACCTCGACGTGCAGCTCCCCGTCGAAGGCCAGGACGAGATCGCGCAGATGGGCACGGCCTTCAACGCCATGGTCGCGGGCCTGCGCGAGAAGAGCTTCTTGGAGGAGGCCTTCGGTCGCTACGCGTCGCCGGCCGTGCTTGCGGCGCTCCGCGAAGCCGGCGGACTCACCGTGCACACCGCGCGTCGGGAGGCCACCGTCCTCTACGCCGACGTGCGCGGCTTCACGGCGTGGAGTGAGTCGGTCTCGCCCGAAGAAGTGATGCGCGCGCTGAACCTCTACTTCGAGCGCATCGTGCAGGTGGTCGAGGGTCACGGCGGCTACGTGAACAAGTTCATCGGCGACGCGATCATGGTCATCTTTGGCGCGCCGCACGCGCAGCCCGATCACGCGGCGCGCGCCGTCGCGTGTGCGCGCGGGATGCAGACCGCGCTCGCGGAGATGAACCGCGCCCAGGCGTTTGGCACGAAGGAGCTGCAGATCGGCATCGGCGTGAACACCGGGCCGCTCGTGGCCGGAACGCTCGGCTCCGAGCGGCGCGCGGAGTACACCGTCATCGGCGACACCGTGAACGTGGCCGCGCGGCTCACCAGCAACGCCAGGCCTGGCGAGATCCTCGTGGGCGCCGCGACGGCGCAGGAGGCAGGCCTCGATGGCCTTGAGCCCATCGAGCCCCTCAAGGTGAAAGGGAAGGCCGAGCCGCTCGAGGTCTATCGCGCGCGTGAGCTCACGAAGGCCGCTTCCTGA
- a CDS encoding HEAT repeat domain-containing protein: protein MFAPPRALSVSLPPNPAIRTAALLTLALAGCHRKAPPSLAVAKLTVSEESLAAAPALGLGAEQMKAAVKTALERQGAVVLQDGQSAPPGSQVYRVRAEIGGAQLQDVALPDGGVGQEAQVEAVLEGARASSEGTLKLSGTGEGHVAAPAAPDTEGQAAAFKSSFAKAVDLAAARLARSAVAVEAPVETLHADLGSPDSGVQEAAADVLVDHHDLAAIPVLVQELDSPDDSVKMKAIGELVELKAKTSVPKLIDLAQTSDPRLGTDPHFQMQIIYALGTIGGDEAEAYLYTIASGHPDEMVRNAAKEASAELHRSHARVSHKELPQ, encoded by the coding sequence GTGTTCGCACCTCCTCGCGCCCTGAGCGTCTCTTTGCCTCCCAACCCGGCGATCCGCACCGCAGCGCTCCTGACCCTGGCGCTCGCCGGCTGTCACCGCAAGGCGCCGCCCTCGCTGGCCGTGGCCAAGCTGACGGTGTCGGAGGAGTCGCTCGCGGCCGCGCCCGCGCTGGGCCTCGGCGCCGAGCAGATGAAGGCTGCGGTCAAGACAGCGCTCGAGCGCCAGGGCGCCGTCGTCCTTCAGGATGGCCAGAGCGCGCCTCCCGGCTCGCAGGTCTACCGGGTTCGCGCGGAGATCGGCGGCGCCCAGCTGCAGGACGTGGCCCTCCCCGACGGCGGCGTCGGCCAGGAGGCGCAGGTCGAGGCGGTGCTGGAGGGCGCGCGCGCGTCGTCGGAGGGCACGCTCAAGCTCAGCGGCACGGGCGAGGGTCACGTCGCTGCGCCGGCCGCGCCCGACACCGAGGGCCAGGCAGCCGCGTTCAAGAGCTCGTTCGCGAAGGCCGTGGACCTCGCGGCGGCGCGGCTCGCCCGGAGCGCCGTGGCCGTGGAGGCGCCGGTCGAGACGCTCCACGCCGACCTCGGCTCCCCCGACTCGGGCGTGCAAGAAGCAGCCGCGGACGTGCTCGTGGATCACCATGACCTCGCGGCGATCCCGGTGCTGGTGCAGGAACTCGACAGCCCCGACGACTCGGTGAAGATGAAGGCCATTGGCGAGCTCGTGGAGCTCAAGGCCAAGACCAGCGTGCCCAAGCTCATCGACCTGGCCCAGACCTCGGACCCGCGGCTGGGCACCGACCCGCACTTCCAGATGCAGATCATCTACGCGCTGGGCACCATCGGCGGCGACGAGGCGGAGGCGTACCTGTACACCATCGCCAGCGGCCACCCGGACGAGATGGTGCGCAACGCGGCCAAGGAGGCGTCGGCCGAGCTGCACCGCTCCCACGCCCGGGTCAGCCACAAGGAACTCCCGCAATGA
- a CDS encoding biotin--[acetyl-CoA-carboxylase] ligase → MAPGTQTDAPSSEELILGFLAEAGEEFTSGEAISNKLGLSRTAVWKNVESLRGKGYVIEAVPARGYRLVEIPDRLTELELSPLLNTHDFGRTLHALDEVGSTSDEASQLALEGAEHGETVVAEMQTSGRGRRGRAWVSPPGKNLYLSIVLRPELPPQRAPELTFVAAVAVAETLIEANVPAQIKWPNDIVVEDKKVAGILTELHAEPERVQAVILGIGVNLNLTEKDLPSELRAIATSALLVRGASVPRALFTAALLARLEHWYDRHAEEGFEPICARWRELTCTLDRQVRVSTGGKELIGVAQDVDNSGALMVAVGDELVRVVAGDVELLRPV, encoded by the coding sequence ATGGCCCCCGGGACCCAGACCGACGCGCCCTCCAGCGAGGAGCTGATCCTCGGCTTCCTGGCCGAGGCGGGCGAGGAGTTCACCTCGGGCGAGGCGATCTCCAACAAGCTGGGTCTCTCGCGCACGGCCGTGTGGAAGAACGTCGAGAGCCTGCGCGGCAAGGGCTACGTCATCGAGGCCGTGCCCGCGCGTGGGTATCGCCTGGTGGAGATTCCGGATCGGCTGACCGAGCTGGAGCTCTCGCCGCTGCTGAATACCCACGACTTCGGGCGCACCCTGCACGCGCTCGACGAAGTGGGCTCCACCAGCGACGAAGCGAGCCAGCTCGCGCTCGAGGGCGCCGAGCACGGCGAGACCGTCGTGGCCGAGATGCAGACGTCAGGCCGCGGACGGCGCGGGCGCGCCTGGGTCTCGCCGCCGGGCAAGAACCTGTATCTGTCGATCGTGCTGCGGCCGGAGCTGCCGCCCCAGCGCGCGCCGGAGCTGACATTCGTGGCTGCCGTGGCCGTGGCCGAGACGCTCATCGAGGCCAACGTCCCCGCGCAGATCAAGTGGCCCAACGACATCGTCGTCGAGGACAAGAAGGTCGCCGGAATCCTCACCGAGCTGCACGCCGAGCCGGAGCGCGTCCAGGCGGTGATCCTCGGCATCGGCGTGAACCTGAACCTCACCGAGAAGGACCTGCCCAGCGAGCTGCGCGCCATCGCCACCTCGGCGCTGCTCGTGCGCGGCGCCTCGGTGCCGCGTGCGCTCTTCACCGCCGCCCTGCTCGCCCGCCTCGAGCACTGGTACGACCGCCACGCCGAAGAGGGCTTCGAGCCCATCTGCGCGCGCTGGCGCGAGCTGACCTGCACGCTCGATCGCCAGGTTCGCGTGTCGACCGGTGGCAAGGAGCTCATTGGCGTGGCCCAGGACGTCGACAACTCGGGCGCGCTGATGGTGGCCGTGGGAGATGAGCTGGTGCGCGTGGTCGCCGGCGATGTCGAGCTGCTGCGGCCGGTCTGA
- a CDS encoding type III pantothenate kinase, which yields MLLAIDVGNTNTVLGVYDGQKLLDHWRLQTVTARTADEYGVLTRQLFQLTSIDASKIDAVAVSSVVPPVQFALTGMSRRWFKCDPLFVGPGVKTGMPVLYDNPREVGADRIVNSVAAFERYKSGLIVVDFGTATTFDAVSPKGEYLGGAICPGITIAMEALFKNASKLPRVEFKRPGKVVGRDTISSMQSGMVFGYVGLVDGLCARMAQELGFPVKVVATGGLAPLIAEESKAIEVVDEFLTLEGLRIIHERNR from the coding sequence ATGCTGCTGGCCATCGACGTCGGCAATACCAACACCGTGCTGGGCGTCTACGACGGCCAGAAGCTGCTCGATCACTGGCGGCTCCAGACCGTCACCGCGCGCACCGCCGACGAGTACGGCGTGCTCACGCGCCAGCTCTTCCAGCTCACCAGCATCGACGCGTCCAAGATCGACGCGGTGGCCGTCTCCAGCGTGGTGCCGCCGGTGCAGTTCGCGCTCACGGGCATGTCGCGGCGCTGGTTCAAGTGTGACCCGCTCTTCGTGGGCCCGGGCGTGAAGACGGGCATGCCCGTGCTCTACGACAACCCGCGCGAGGTCGGCGCCGACCGCATCGTGAACTCGGTCGCGGCCTTCGAGCGCTACAAGAGCGGCCTCATCGTCGTCGACTTCGGCACCGCGACCACCTTCGACGCCGTCTCGCCCAAGGGCGAATACCTCGGCGGCGCCATCTGCCCGGGCATCACCATCGCCATGGAGGCCCTGTTCAAGAACGCCTCCAAGCTGCCGCGCGTGGAGTTCAAGCGCCCGGGCAAGGTCGTCGGCCGGGACACGATTTCGTCGATGCAGTCGGGAATGGTCTTCGGCTACGTGGGCCTGGTGGACGGCCTCTGCGCGCGCATGGCCCAGGAGCTCGGCTTTCCGGTGAAGGTGGTGGCCACGGGCGGCCTGGCGCCGCTCATCGCCGAGGAGAGCAAGGCCATCGAGGTCGTCGACGAGTTCCTCACGCTCGAGGGCCTGCGCATCATCCACGAGCGGAACCGCTGA